The following are encoded in a window of Paraburkholderia hospita genomic DNA:
- a CDS encoding AGE family epimerase/isomerase, producing the protein MNATASTSELAAALREHFVRIILPIWRGPGFNSALGLPYEAVAADGRTPLPVTRYRAMACARQLFVFALSGEMQHAQRLFESLTHIFEDRTHGGWFYSVDAQGVPLDTTKDLYTHAFVVFACAEYGARSGNRDALDIVHRASSLIEDRFAARDGLLHAALDAGFSGTDGMPLQNPLMHLTEAWLAARVATQDAAFDTALAKLGDAIARTFVHQPTGCIAELPVGSVDNRLEPGHQFEWFWLVRQAGDVLAGSGLREALARAFLFAHENGVDATTGGVHAALDEAGGVQDSTQRIWAQTEYLRALAVHDDDDVRAVLPQQIGRFQPRFLNARGWVECKTQTGEVSRAEMPSTTPYHLATAYAALPGV; encoded by the coding sequence ATGAATGCAACTGCATCGACGTCTGAGCTCGCAGCCGCGCTGCGCGAGCATTTCGTACGCATCATCCTGCCGATCTGGCGAGGCCCGGGTTTCAACTCCGCGCTCGGACTGCCGTACGAAGCCGTCGCCGCCGACGGCCGCACACCGCTGCCCGTCACCCGCTACCGGGCGATGGCGTGCGCGCGCCAGCTGTTCGTTTTCGCGCTGTCAGGCGAGATGCAGCATGCGCAGCGTCTGTTCGAATCGCTGACCCATATCTTTGAGGACCGCACGCATGGCGGATGGTTCTATAGCGTGGACGCACAAGGCGTGCCGCTCGACACCACAAAAGACCTGTACACGCACGCGTTCGTCGTGTTTGCATGCGCCGAATACGGCGCGCGTTCGGGCAACCGCGATGCGCTGGACATCGTGCATCGCGCGTCGTCGCTGATCGAGGACCGCTTCGCTGCCCGTGATGGCCTGCTACACGCTGCGCTCGATGCCGGCTTCTCGGGCACGGACGGCATGCCGTTGCAAAATCCGCTGATGCATCTGACGGAGGCATGGCTCGCGGCGCGCGTCGCTACTCAGGACGCCGCGTTCGATACGGCGCTCGCCAAGCTCGGCGACGCCATCGCGCGTACTTTTGTGCATCAGCCGACGGGGTGTATTGCCGAACTGCCCGTGGGTAGCGTGGACAACCGGCTCGAGCCGGGGCATCAGTTCGAATGGTTCTGGCTCGTGAGGCAGGCGGGCGATGTGCTCGCCGGGTCGGGTTTGCGTGAGGCGCTCGCGCGTGCGTTTTTGTTCGCGCACGAAAACGGCGTCGATGCGACGACGGGCGGCGTGCACGCGGCGCTCGATGAAGCGGGTGGGGTCCAGGATTCAACGCAGCGGATCTGGGCGCAGACGGAGTATCTGCGTGCGCTTGCTGTGCATGATGATGATGATGTGCGGGCAGTGTTGCCGCAGCAGATTGGGCGGTTCCAGCCGCGGTTTTTGAATGCGCGTGGATGGGTTGAATGCAAGACGCAAACGGGTGAGGTCTCGCGGGCGGAGATGCCTTCGACGACGCCGTATCATCTTGCTACTGCTTATGCGGCATTGCCTGGGGTTTGA
- a CDS encoding MgtC/SapB family protein has protein sequence MIGNFELISRLVLAAALGSVIGFERERLSWAAGLRTHMLVCVGSTPIMIVSAFGFADVLGNQHVVLDPSRIAAQVVSGIGFLGAGSILLRGEIIRGLTTAASLWSVAAIGLAVGGGLYTASVAATIILAGIKPIEKRFITVKQRRQLSLLVERGSMTFHTLHEALGPASPRVRQFVMQQSDDDAQMDEVTITLHRVSSTEYAAVCGQLRALQGVKEFRDNGEPT, from the coding sequence ATGATCGGCAATTTCGAACTCATTTCCCGGCTCGTGCTCGCGGCAGCACTTGGCAGCGTGATCGGCTTCGAGCGCGAGCGGCTTTCGTGGGCGGCGGGGCTGCGCACGCATATGCTCGTATGCGTCGGTTCGACGCCCATCATGATCGTGTCGGCGTTCGGCTTCGCGGATGTGCTCGGCAACCAGCACGTCGTGCTCGACCCGTCGCGGATCGCAGCTCAGGTCGTATCCGGCATCGGCTTTCTGGGCGCCGGGTCGATCCTGCTGCGCGGCGAGATCATCCGCGGCCTGACGACGGCGGCGAGCCTCTGGTCCGTCGCCGCGATCGGGCTGGCCGTCGGCGGCGGATTGTACACGGCGTCGGTCGCCGCTACGATCATCCTGGCTGGCATCAAGCCGATCGAGAAGCGCTTCATCACGGTCAAGCAGCGCCGCCAGCTGTCGCTGCTAGTCGAGCGCGGCTCGATGACGTTTCATACGCTGCACGAGGCGCTCGGTCCGGCGAGCCCGCGCGTCAGACAGTTCGTCATGCAGCAGAGCGACGACGATGCGCAAATGGACGAAGTGACGATCACACTGCACCGCGTCTCGTCGACGGAATATGCGGCGGTCTGCGGTCAATTGCGCGCGCTCCAGGGCGTCAAAGAATTTCGGGACAACGGCGAGCCGACATAA
- a CDS encoding methyl-accepting chemotaxis protein produces MFSKIKVASGLLCVLAAFCIFQLVTEGLGFWSMTRTHDDVNDLANVALHQVDAVNETTQHLMDARINLSRAGTRMVRGGAEPTDIVQHAREQLTAADRSFTVFMNAPKLNDENNARAAALNEKYQKIHTALGELAQYLDAGNIQAFLDQPTQGMQDAYLTELHNFTQFGDATGRASMDSIDGRQTLFRSVGLVILALLLAGTAGVYVALRRGVVGPLEEAGRHFERIAQGRLNQPIEARGTNEIGRLFSGLSVMQASVARTVKTVREAADSIYIGADEIATGNADLSARTENQAASLEETASSMEELTATVRQNADHAREANALAETALDATSHGSEVVNQVVAKMHGIAQSSDRIAEIITVIDGIAFQTNILALNAAVEAARAGEQGRGFAVVAGEVRGLAQRSAQSAKEIKELISESVAEIQGGSVLVERAGEAMRNVSESISRVTQMMAEISASSLEQSTGIEQVNQAVVQMDEMTQQNAALVEEAAAAASSLHQQTRQMKEAVAAFEISDSVLSSHRTRGGLAPVLGGHVVG; encoded by the coding sequence ATGTTCAGCAAGATCAAAGTCGCTTCAGGCTTGTTATGCGTTCTGGCCGCTTTCTGTATTTTCCAGCTGGTGACGGAGGGGCTCGGTTTCTGGTCGATGACCCGCACGCACGACGACGTCAACGATCTCGCGAACGTCGCGCTGCATCAGGTGGATGCCGTCAATGAGACGACGCAGCATCTGATGGACGCACGCATCAACCTGTCGCGCGCCGGCACGCGGATGGTGCGCGGCGGCGCGGAACCGACCGATATCGTCCAGCACGCGCGCGAGCAGCTCACCGCCGCGGACCGATCGTTCACGGTCTTCATGAACGCCCCGAAACTCAACGACGAAAACAACGCGCGCGCCGCCGCGCTCAACGAGAAGTACCAGAAGATTCACACTGCGCTCGGCGAACTCGCGCAATACCTCGACGCGGGCAATATTCAGGCGTTCCTCGACCAGCCGACCCAAGGCATGCAGGACGCGTATCTGACCGAGCTGCACAACTTCACGCAATTCGGCGACGCGACGGGCCGCGCGTCGATGGATTCGATCGACGGACGTCAGACGCTGTTCCGCTCGGTGGGTCTGGTGATTCTCGCGTTGCTGCTGGCGGGCACGGCGGGCGTATACGTGGCGCTGCGGCGCGGCGTCGTGGGTCCGCTGGAAGAGGCGGGCCGGCACTTCGAGCGCATCGCGCAAGGCCGCCTGAACCAGCCGATCGAAGCGCGCGGCACGAATGAAATCGGACGTTTGTTCTCGGGCCTGTCGGTGATGCAGGCGAGCGTCGCGCGCACTGTGAAGACCGTGCGCGAAGCTGCCGATTCGATCTATATCGGTGCCGACGAAATTGCCACGGGCAATGCCGATCTGTCGGCGCGCACGGAGAATCAGGCTGCATCGCTCGAAGAGACGGCGTCGAGCATGGAAGAGCTGACGGCGACCGTACGCCAGAACGCCGACCACGCACGCGAAGCGAATGCCCTCGCGGAGACTGCACTCGATGCGACTTCGCATGGCAGTGAGGTCGTCAATCAGGTCGTCGCGAAGATGCACGGCATCGCGCAAAGCTCGGACCGTATTGCGGAGATCATCACGGTGATCGACGGGATCGCGTTCCAGACCAACATTCTCGCGTTGAATGCGGCCGTCGAGGCGGCGCGCGCTGGCGAGCAGGGACGCGGCTTTGCTGTCGTCGCGGGTGAAGTGCGCGGTCTCGCGCAGCGCAGCGCGCAGTCGGCGAAGGAGATCAAGGAACTGATCAGCGAGTCGGTCGCGGAGATTCAGGGCGGGTCGGTGCTGGTCGAACGCGCAGGCGAGGCGATGCGCAACGTGTCGGAGTCGATTTCGCGTGTCACGCAGATGATGGCTGAGATCAGCGCTTCATCGCTCGAGCAGAGCACGGGTATCGAGCAGGTCAATCAGGCTGTCGTGCAGATGGATGAGATGACGCAGCAGAACGCGGCTCTCGTAGAGGAGGCTGCGGCTGCGGCTTCTTCGTTGCATCAGCAGACGCGGCAGATGAAGGAGGCTGTGGCTGCGTTTGAGATTTCTGATTCGGTTTTGAGTTCGCATCGCACGCGGGGGGGATTGGCGCCGGTGCTCGGCGGGCATGTTGTTGGGTGA